The genomic region TTGGGAAAAGTTAAAAAAGTATAACATTTTTGTTATATAACGAAAATGTTATAAATTTACTTTTTAATTCAAAAAAACTTTCTATGAATTGTTTAATACGTAATACAAATTCAAATGGCTTCTGTAAACGAGCTATTAAAGTTGTTAAAAAAGGATGGCTGGTATTTATATAGAAATGGGGCAAATCATGATATGTACAGACATCTTACTAAACCTGGACAGTTAACGATCCCCAGACATGGATCAAAAGAAATGGCATCAGGTACTTACTCAAGCATTTTAAAAGCTGCAGGACTTAAATAATCCTGTAGCTTCTATATCAGGAATTTAATTTTTTTTAGGATTTTATTCCATTTTATAATTTATGCAGAGCATTCTCTGCCTGGTAAACTACAGCCATAAAATGTGGTAGCACTATCAGTAATTTTAAATTTCAAGCAAGTAGTCAGTTATAGCACGCCAAAAAAGCTAAAATTAAGTACAAATTAAGGTAGATTAAGCAAACTATAAGGCAATTTGAATCAGAGATGAAAGCAAAAACATTTTTAACAGTAGTCGTAGAAAAGACCGGAACGGGTTTTTCGGCGTATGCAAAAGAAGTTGACGGACTTATCACAGTTGGTGACAATCTAACAGAATTAAAACAAAATTTTAATGAAGTTCTTGGTCATCACGTTGCGTATCTTCGGGAAAAAGATGATTCCATATCGATTGCCGATTTTTCTGTTAATTACGTTTTGGATTTAGAACAATTCTTTGATTATTTCAACGTCATTAACAAATCGGCTTTTGCGGAACAATATGCTGGAATCAATCAAAGTCTTTTCAGACAATACACTAAAAAATTGGCTCCTTTGTCTGATGAGAAATTAGTACAAATCTCACGAGGCTTACATAAATTAGCCGATGAATTAAATAATCTAACGTTTACTTAAAAGTACAGATTAAGGTATTCAAAGCGCCACCACTAAATTTTAGCAACAGCGCTTGTTTTGTTTTACCCGGTTGGTCTGATGATTAACAAATTAGACATCGAAGTAACCGTTACCCGTTCTCCCAGGCGTGGCATTAATGGATAGCTTTTGGACTTTTTCTAAAGATTAGAAATCATATTCCGATTGTTTTATTAAATGTTGGATTACATCTTTTTGTGAGCTACCGTTTTTTAGTATATCCATCATTTTTAAAACGTTTTGTTTTATCTCAGATGTTTCCGCTCCATACCCAGCCGTAATATAACGACTCATAAAATAGTCAATGTTGTATAATTGTTTCTTTTTTATATCAAAAAACGCATAATTCCCTTCCTCGTTACTGCCTACAACGTATTTATCCGTTTTCTTAGTAATCCTATAATTATTCATCCCTTTTAAACTTGGATTATTGTAGGTAGTGAACTTTAAATTTTCTTTATCATAAACAACCGTCAATGTATAATCTCTTGGTATTTCTGTCATACCATGTTTTTGACTACAACTTATATTGGCATTACATTTTGCTGTGACCTTTGTTTCTATAGATTTAACTTTTGAATTCAATTTTTGACTAAAACAAAAAGACGTAAAAACAAGTAAAAATATTAATAGTATATTTTTCATTTTTCTTAATTATTTACGATTAAAAATATAGGCCCTTGTTTTCTCAAATTATACTTACATAGTGATATCTCTTAATTGCTAAATCTCTATTTCCAAGATAACTAGCATATTCAGGTTTAGATAAAATTGTCTCAATTACATCATTCCAATATGTTTCCGAACATTTTTTGGTATTCTTCGGTTTGTCTGATTTAATGTTTAGCGCAAACTTCCCCCAAGATATGATACATGGCGATAAACTTTTGTCATTTTTATTTTTCATATATTAAAATTGAATCCAAAATAATTATACTCACTAAAATAACATTTTTACCAAACAAAAAACACAAAAATCTTAATATAAACACATTTTACTTCACCCTATTCATAATTTCTATCGCTTTTAGCATTTCCGGAAGTTTATACCGAAAAGCCGGGCCGGAAACGCATAACACCGCCACTACTCTATTGTTTTGGTAATACGGAATCGCGGCGCAGTTTAAATCGGGTTCGTATTCTTCCAAATCTAAGGCATAGCCATTTTTTAAAATTTCGCTTAACTCCGCTTGTAATTTCTTTTGTACCGGTTCATCCAGATTTTTAAGCAACGTATTTTGCAGGTGTTCCGAATGCGCCATAAACACTTTTCCGATCGCCGTTCGGGTCATTTCGTAGTCTTTGTTGAGTTCCAACGAGATTTTAACCGATCGTTCAGGTTCCGAAATCAATTCGTGTCGGAAATAGGTTCCCATTTGTACCGATAAATAAGAGGTTTCATTCGTCAGTTCGGTGATTTTTTCCAACGTGGGTCGTAGCGTGTTTTTTAAAACCGATACCGATACCGGCGGCGGATAAATACATTGCATTTTGGTCGTGACCCGATACCGCGGACTCAATTCGTCTTGTTCCACATAGCCCAGTTCTTTTAGGGTATTTAGAAAATTGTGTACCGTAGTGTTTTGCAGTTCCAGTGCGTTGGCGATGTCGTTGAGACGTACCAGGTTTCCGTTTTGCGTGATATATTCCAATATAGCGAAGGCTCTTTTTACCGACTGTATCATAAAATTCAATAATAATGAATAAAAAGGCTTTTTAAATTTTAATTAACCTTAAAGTTTCAAAATTAGCGGATTTTTGCACTCAAAACAAGTAAATTTTTATATGCAAAAAGGACTTATTGCGCTGGCTATCGGTGCGTTTACCATTGGAATGACGGAATTTGTCATGATGGGGATCCTCCCCGATCTGGCGGCTTCGCTTAAAATTTCAATTCCGGAAGCCGGTCATTTTATCTCAGCTTATGCATTGGGTGTCGTGGTTGGCGCTCCGTTTTTAACCGTAATGCTTCAAAATAAACCGCCTAAAACCGCTTTAATCGTATTAGCGGCGTGGATTATGGTTTTTAACAGCTTATCGGCTGTCGCCAACGATTATTGGTCCTTATTGATTTTGCGCTTTTTATCCGGTTTGCCACACGGAACGTTTTTCGGAATCGGTGCCGTTGTAGCGGGAAAATTGGCCAAAGAAGGAAAAACAGCTCAGGCGATCGCGGTGATGTTTTCGGGTCTGACAATTGCCAATGTGGTCGGTGTGCCGCTGGGAACCTATATCGGCCATTATATCGACTGGCGGATTACGTTTTGTATCGTCGGTGTGATCGGATTGCTAACGATTGTAAGTATTATTTATTGGCTTCCGAAATTCGAATCCAGCGAGAATTCGAGTTTTAAAAAGGATTTGGCTATTTTTAAACGTGTCGATTTATGGTTGGTATTGGCCATTGCGATTATCGGTACGGGTGGATTTTTTAGCTGGTATAGCTATATTGCACCTTTGTTTACCGAAGTGTCTAAATTCGATGCCGGTTCGGTGACCTATTTGATGATTGTGGCCGGATTGGGAATGACTTTTGGGAATTTCCTGGGCGGAAAATTATCGGATACCTATTCGCCGCTTATGGCTACGATCGGTTTATTAATCGGAATGTGTATCGTTTTGATGTTGCTTACCTTTGTGGCCGATAATCAGATTACGGTAACCATCATGACGTTTGTGATTGGTGCGGTGGCTTTTGCGATCGTAGCGCCGGTTCAGATCATGATGATGCAATCGGCAAAAGGAG from Flavobacterium sp. WV_118_3 harbors:
- a CDS encoding type II toxin-antitoxin system HicA family toxin; amino-acid sequence: MASVNELLKLLKKDGWYLYRNGANHDMYRHLTKPGQLTIPRHGSKEMASGTYSSILKAAGLK
- a CDS encoding IclR family transcriptional regulator; this translates as MIQSVKRAFAILEYITQNGNLVRLNDIANALELQNTTVHNFLNTLKELGYVEQDELSPRYRVTTKMQCIYPPPVSVSVLKNTLRPTLEKITELTNETSYLSVQMGTYFRHELISEPERSVKISLELNKDYEMTRTAIGKVFMAHSEHLQNTLLKNLDEPVQKKLQAELSEILKNGYALDLEEYEPDLNCAAIPYYQNNRVVAVLCVSGPAFRYKLPEMLKAIEIMNRVK
- a CDS encoding MFS transporter yields the protein MQKGLIALAIGAFTIGMTEFVMMGILPDLAASLKISIPEAGHFISAYALGVVVGAPFLTVMLQNKPPKTALIVLAAWIMVFNSLSAVANDYWSLLILRFLSGLPHGTFFGIGAVVAGKLAKEGKTAQAIAVMFSGLTIANVVGVPLGTYIGHYIDWRITFCIVGVIGLLTIVSIIYWLPKFESSENSSFKKDLAIFKRVDLWLVLAIAIIGTGGFFSWYSYIAPLFTEVSKFDAGSVTYLMIVAGLGMTFGNFLGGKLSDTYSPLMATIGLLIGMCIVLMLLTFVADNQITVTIMTFVIGAVAFAIVAPVQIMMMQSAKGAEILGSSISPAAMNAGNALGAYLAGIPLTMGYGYTAPDWVGVALAFVGILIALALFFHRKQKETTLITCKA